From a region of the Dictyostelium discoideum AX4 chromosome 2 chromosome, whole genome shotgun sequence genome:
- a CDS encoding hypothetical protein (Similar to hypothetical ORF; Yor161cp) → MGIEDNSQQPNTGSPYGQSPPSQYNPYGQQPPQQQQYNPYGEQQQQPQQQQQYGYQPQFQPTYQQPPPQPQYYSQAQMPFPPQQQQPPPITNLNKANDRESLIGGVGGGGIPPNNNQTMVGSYNEGETKFAPPKYQDIWFSILFGLNFGLLIVVSASAFAKTPYTYYDSNYYDNTSGGSFGFLFAILPFTIVFSLLYIWAWLKLAANHAESLIKYSFFGAMGLMIGYCVFFFVWGAIYLGIIFAIMAFFIILFYISCRSRIPFTATLLSNAVAIIKEYPSVIRAGYVSIFINFVWFIVWGSAFARVNMVYTGAIQTCINIYLVFTLYWVFHVIKNTLHTTVSGLLATWYFCSGPNGVGMPHNPTLGSARRALTTSFGSICFGSLIISLIETLRYLSQMMINNRNVVVKIIGYIFNCILSMLSSIVQFFNTYAFTHVAIYGKSFCDSAKSTFTMFENRLGSTIINDNFVGTTIAIGGLVASLLLSILGALISIPFDMSVYGGALALFIGYLVIITNLEVVYSSTISLFVCYVMEPEVLAHTKPQLYQLYSSTYHLR, encoded by the coding sequence ATGGGAATTGAGGATAATTCACAGCAACCCAACACTGGTAGCCCATATGGacaatcaccaccatcacaaTATAATCCATATggacaacaaccaccacaacaacaacaatataatCCATATGgagaacaacaacagcaaccacaacaacaacaacaatatggATACCAACCACAATTTCAGCCTACAtatcaacaaccaccaccacaaccacaataTTATAGTCAAGCACAAATGCCATTTCccccacaacaacaacaaccaccaccaattacaaatttaaataaagcaAATGACCGTGAATCAttaattggtggtgttggtggtggtggtataccaccaaataataatcaaacaaTGGTTGGTAGTTATAATGAAGGTGAAACCAAATTTGCACCACCAAAATATCAAGATATTTggttttcaattttatttgggttaaattttggtttattaataGTTGTTTCAGCATCAGCATTTGCCAAAACCCCTTATACATACTATGATAGTAATTATTACGATAATACATCTGGTGGTTCATTTGGTTTCCTATTTGCAATCTTACCATTTACAATTGTATTTTCACTTCTTTACATTTGGGCATGGTTAAAGTTAGCAGCCAATCATGcagaatcattaattaaatactCCTTTTTTGGAGCCATGGGATTAATGATTGGTTATTGCGTATTCTTTTTCGTTTGGGGTGCTATTTACTTGGGTATAATCTTTGCAATTATGGCattctttatcattttattCTACATTTCATGCCGTTCACGTATACCATTCACTGCCactttattatcaaatgcaGTCGCCATCATTAAAGAATATCCATCAGTCATTAGAGCAGGTTACGTTTcaatatttatcaatttcgTTTGGTTCATCGTTTGGGGTAGTGCTTTTGCTAGAGTCAATATGGTTTACACTGGTGCAATTCAAACTTGTATCAACATTTACTTGGTTTTCACATTGTATTGGGTATTCCATGTCATAAAGAATACCCTACATACAACTGTTAGTGGTTTATTGGCAACTTGGTATTTCTGTTCAGGTCCAAACGGTGTAGGTATGCCACATAATCCAACACTTGGCTCCGCTAGAAGAGCTTTAACCACTTCATTTGGATCAATTTGTTTTGGTTCTTTAATCATCTCACTCATTGAAACTCTAAGATACCTTAGTCAAATGATGATCAATAATAGAAATGTTGTTGTAAAGATTATCGGTTACATATTTAATTGTATCCTTTCAATGTTATCATCGATCGTACAATTCTTTAATACCTATGCATTCACTCATGTCGCCATATATGGCAAATCATTTTGTGATTCTGCAAAATCAACATTTACAATGTTTGAAAATCGTTTAGGTTCAACAATTATCAATGACAACTTTGTTGGTACAACCATTGCCATCGGTGGTTTAGTTGCATctcttttattatcaattttggGTGCTCTAATTTCAATTCCATTCGATATGTCAGTCTATGGTGGTGCATTAGCTTTATTCATTGGTTACTTGGTTATCATTACAAACTTGGAAGTAGTTTATAGTTCaacaatatcattatttgtttgttatGTTATGGAACCAGAAGTTTTAGCTCATACAAAACCACAATTGTATCAACTCTATTCTTCAACTTATCATTTaagataa
- the lig1 gene encoding DNA ligase I, with protein sequence MQSSMWSFLQKKEGGEIEDIEKKISNAQELNKLKTSPKKKREAVVKEKVEKKEKKETKPKRKSSKKNKEEEEEEEQEEQDGEEEQEEEEEYQQQDEEIEEDINGEEEMELDENEKEKNKKKKQSLKTKENKESKSSSSSKKTIENKETKKPEKQSSKQSNNLKRLKRKKMDDDEEDEEDENKTDDNDLDDMLDDDSDNEKDSISSKDKEYKEKVLKDKEKKEKEKKEKELKEKESKEKEKKEKEKKEKEEKDKKEKELKEKELKEKELKDKKEKELKEKEKELKDKEKKEKELKEKEKKEKEEKEKEKKEKKEKELKEKEEKEKKEKELKEKELKEKELKEKELKEKELTSPKKETIDISDLFKRANAEAKSSVPTSTSKNSKTNKKQKVDHKPTATTKKPSPVLEAKQSTTTTTTTTTTSTATTISSKSISSPSKKEEKEVITSKKQVEATKVEVKKEKEKEKEKEKEDDEEEEEEEEDDDEKLEDIDEEEYEEEEEEDEEGISENEEEEEKKSTQIKSKFIKKVPISKKKGNAKTIQADLKVIGKYRPIEDAQWKKGEAVPYMVLAKTFEMMESTSSRLIIIEHLANLFRSIMLLSPKDLVMTIYLSINKIGPSYQSKELGIGEHVLIKSLAESTGRSVDVIKQELTEVGDLGIIAQNSRSTQTLMGKPTPLTIQSVFKTFQQIADLSGTGGQQKKKDLIKKLLVSCKDCETLYIIRSLQGKLRIGLAERSVLMALAKSVLVTPPIDGSGQQIFDIRKQMKQEEFEERYQNVVSKVTRAYSQLPNYDLFVPHLIAVNGIDNILSTCSLKVGIPVKPMLAQPTTGISQMLDRFSDMEFTCEFKYDGERAQIHRLPDGTTHIYTRNLEDYTQKYPDIVANVTKFVGPNVKSFILDCEAVAFDAATKKILSFQVLSTRARKSVQLSQIKVPVCVFAFDLLYLNGQSLIDEPLIKRREHLVENFIASDGVFAFAKYSNISDVNDIQSYLEEAVEGNCEGLMVKTLKEKSIYEPSRRSYNWLKIKKDYMQGMTDSLDLVPIGAWYGKGKRTGTYGAYLLACYDENNEEFQTLCKIGTGFSDEQLTTFTSQLKPHLINQPRNQFRFSDSIKPDVWFSPSCVWEVLAADLSISPVHTAASGILDPNKGIALRFPRFIRIRPDKSPEDATSSDQVVDMYQNQKINSQSSKINEKDEDY encoded by the exons atgcaATCTTCTATGTG GAGTTTCTTACAAAAGAAAGAAGGTGGAGAAATTGAAGATatagaaaagaaaattagTAATGCacaagaattaaataaacttaAAACTTCCCctaaaaagaaaagagaaGCAGTGGTTaaagaaaaagttgaaaagaaagaaaaaaaagaaacaaaaccAAAGAGAAAgagttcaaaaaaaaataaggaagaagaagaagaagaagaacaagaagaacaagatggtgaagaagaacaagaagaagaagaagaatatcaacaacaagatgaagaaattgaagaagATATAAATGGTGAAGAAGAAATGGAAttagatgaaaatgaaaaagaaaagaataaaaagaaaaaacaatcattaaaaactaaagaaaataaagaatcaaaatcatcatcttcttcaaagaaaacaatagaaaataaagaaactaAAAAACCTGAAAAACAATCTtcaaaacaatcaaataatttgaaaagattaaaaagaaagaaaatggATGACGATGAAGAAGACgaagaagatgaaaataaaactgatgataatgatttagaTGATATGCTCGATGATGAtagtgataatgaaaaagattcaatttcttcaaaagataaagagtataaagaaaaagttttaaaagataaagagaaaaaagaaaaagaaaagaaagaaaaagagttaaaagaaaaagaatcaaaggaaaaagaaaagaaagaaaaagaaaaaaaagaaaaagaagaaaaagataaaaaagaaaaggaattaaaagaaaaggaattaaaagaaaaggaattaaaagataaaaaagaaaaggagctaaaagaaaaagaaaaagaactcAAAGataaagagaaaaaagaaaaagagttaaaagaaaaagagaaaaaagaaaaggaagaaaaggaaaaggagaaaaaagagaaaaaagaaaaagaattgaaagaaaaagaagaaaaagagaaaaaagaaaaggaattaaaagaaaaggaattaaaagaaaaggaattaaaagaaaaggaattaaaagaaaaggaaTTAACTTcaccaaaaaaagaaactatTGATATTtcagatttatttaaaagagcAAATGCTGAAGCTAAATCGTCAGTACCAACCTCAACATCTAAAAACagtaaaactaataaaaaacaaaaagttgATCATAAaccaacagcaacaacaaaaaaaccATCACCTGTACTTGAAGCAAAGCAAagcaccacaaccaccaccaccacaactacTACCTCTACCGCCACAACTATttcttcaaaatcaatttcaagtCCAtctaaaaaagaagaaaaagaagtaATAACTTCAAAAAAACAAGTTGAAGCAACAAAAGTAGaagttaaaaaagaaaaagaaaaagaaaaagaaaaagaaaaagaagatgatgaggaagaagaggaagaagaagaagatgatgatgaaaaattagaaGATATTGATGAGGAAGaatatgaagaagaagaagaagaagatgaagaggGAATtagtgaaaatgaagaagaagaagaaaagaaaagtacacaaattaaaagtaaatttattaaaaaagtaccaatttcaaaaaagaaaGGTAATGCAAAAACTATTCAAGCTGATTTAAAGGTTATTGGAAAATATAGACCAATTGAGGATGCACAATGGAAAAAAGGTGAAGCTGTACCATATATGGTATTAGCAAAAACCTTTGAAATGATGgaatcaacatcatcaagattaattattattgaacaTTTAGCCAATTTATTTAGATCGATTATGTTATTATCACCAAAGGATTTGGTTATGacaatttatttatcaatCAATAAGATTGGTCCATCCTATCAATCTAAAGAGTTGGGTATTGGTGAAcatgttttaattaaatcattagcAGAGTCCACTGGTAGATCAGTGGATGTTATTAAACAAGAGTTGACAGAGGTTGGTGATTTGGGTATAATTGCACAAAATAGTAGATCCACTCAAACTCTAATGGGTAAACCAACACCATTGACCATTCAATCGGTGTTCAAAACATTTCAACAAATTGCTGATCTCTCTGGCACAGGTGGccaacaaaaaaagaaagatctTATAAAGAAACTATTGGTATCATGTAAAGATTGTGAAACACTTTATATCATTCGTTCATTGCAAGGTAAGCTTAGAATTGGTCTAGCCGAACGTTCAGTATTGATGGCATTGGCTAAATCCGTATTGGTAACACCACCAATTGATGGTAGCGGTCAACAGATATTTGATATTAGAAAACAAATGAAACAAGAGGAATTTGAAGAACGTTATCAAAATGTTGTATCAAAGGTAACTCGTGCATATAGTCAGTTACCAAATTATGATTTATTTGTACCTCATTTAATTGCTGTGAAtggtattgataatattttgaGTACATGTTCATTGAAAGTTGGTATTCCAGTGAAACCAATGTTAGCACAACCAACCACTGGTATCAGTCAAATGTTGGATCGTTTCTCTGATATGGAGTTTACTTGTGAATTCAAATATGATGGTGAACGTGCTCAAATCCATCGTTTACCAGATGGTACCACTCATATTTATACCAGAAATTTAGAGGATTACACTCAAAAATATCCAGATATTGTTGCAAATGTTACTAAATTCGTTGGGCCAAATGTGAAATCATTCATTTTAGATTGTGAAGCAGTTGCATTTGATGCTGCaacaaaaaagattttatcaTTTCAAGTTTTATCGACTAGAGCAAGAAAAAGTGTACAATTGTCACAAATTAAAGTACCAGTTTGTGTATTTGCTTTCGATTTACTCTATTTGAATGGtcaatcattaattgatgaacCATTAATCAAACGTCGTGAACATTTAGTTGAAAATTTCATTGCATCCGATGGTGTATTTGCTTTTgctaaatattcaaatatttccGACGTAAATGATATTCAATCCTATCTTGAAGAGGCTGTCGAGGGTAATTGTGAAGGTTTAATGGTGAAAACTTTGAAAGAGAAATCAATCTATGAACCATCACGTCGTTCTTACAATTGgttaaagattaaaaaagattatatGCAAGGTATGACCGATAGTTTAGATTTGGTACCCATTGGTGCATGGTATGGTAAAGGTAAAAGAACAGGTACTTATGGTGCTTACTTGTTGGCTTGTTATGATGAAAACAATGAAGAATTCCAAACACTCTGTAAGATTGGTACTGGTTTCTCTGATGAACAATTGACTACTTTTACCAGTCAATTGAAACCTCATCTAATTAATCAACCACGTAATCAATTCCGTTTCTCTGATTCAATTAAACCTGATGTTTGGTTCTCTCCAAGTTGTGTTTGGGAGGTATTGGCCGCTGATTTATCAATCTCTCCAGTTCATACAGCTGCATCTGGTATTTTGGATCCAAATAAAGGTATCGCTTTACGTTTCCCACGTTTCATTAGAATTCGTCCTGATAAATCTCCTGAAGATGCAACTAGTTCTGATCAAGTTGTTGATAtgtatcaaaatcaaaaaattaatagtcaatcttcaaaaattaatgaaaaagatgaagattattaa
- a CDS encoding hypothetical protein (Similar to GNS1/SUR4 family protein), with protein METVQSIITEWTDPKSWEKLVQHSFKDSNWKELIDPVNYKFNFGVTPFSQFQIIPIVLVIYLVTIFSIKFLMKNRKPFSLKFISILHNAILCIWSLIMCVGVLYEIIKRVSNEGPLFTVCEDPNGGFDKGVTYYWSYIFYISKFYELLDTVIIVLKKKPLIFLHVYHHCKTVWWKKYITMIQILQFVCLGIAGVLHVYTINTIGCFTHYPAFAAAYSINFSFLFLFSKFFVKSYTPKNSNSNTNIKSKKID; from the exons atggAAACTGTTCAATCTATAATTACAGAATGGACTGACCCAAAAAGTTGGGAAAAATTGGTTCAACATAGttttaaagattcaaattggaaagaattaattgatccagttaattataaatttaattttggtgtTACACCATTTtcacaatttcaaataattccaATTGTTttagttatttatttagttacaattttttcaattaaa tttttaatgaaaaatagaaaaccattttctttaaaattcatttcaattttaCATAATGCAATTTTATGTATTTGGTCATTAATTATGTGTGTTGGTGTTTtatatgaaattattaaaagagttTCAAATGAAGGACCATTATTCACAGTTTGTGAAGATCCAAACGGTGGATTTGATAAAGGTGTAACCTATTATTGGTcctatatattttatattagtAAATTTTATGAACTTTTAGATACAGTTATTATagtattgaaaaagaaaccaTTGATTTTCTTACACGTCTATCATCATT GTAAAACAGTTTGGTggaaaaaatatattacaaTGATTCAAATCCTTCAATTCGTTTGTCTTGGTATCGCTGGTGTACTTCATGTTTAtactattaatactattGGTTGTTTCACTCATTATCCTGCTTTTGCTGCTGCCTATTCAATTAACTTTTCTTTCCTTTTCTTATTCTCTAAATTCTTTGTTAAATCTTATACACCAAAAAATTCTAATAGtaatactaatattaaatcaaagaaaattgattaa